The Cellulomonas sp. S1-8 genomic sequence GCCTGCCCCGGTTCGACTCCGACGCGTGCTTCGCCGCGCTGCTGGGCACCCCCGAGCACGGCCGCTGGCTGCTGACGGTGCGCGACCCCACCGAGGTGACCCGCCGGTACCGCGGGGACTCGTTCGTCCTCGAGACCACCTACCGCACGCAGCGTGGCACCGCGGTGGCGACGGAGGCGATGCCGCTGCGCGACGGCCGCGCGGACCTCGTGCGGCGACTGGAGTGCACGGAGGGCGAGGTGGAGGTCGAGCACGAGTGGGTGGTGCGCTTCGGGTACGGCGCGATCGTGCCGTGGGTCCGCTACGAGACGGACCCCGAGGGGTCCGACACGATCCGCGCGATCGCCGGCCCGGACTCGCTCGTCCTGCGCGGTGACCGCCTGCCGAGCGGGGACGGCCACCGGCACCGCGACCGCTTCACGTTGCGGGCCGGTCAGAGCGTCGAGCTCGCGCTGACGTGGGTGCGCTCCTGGGAGCCTGTCCCGCCGCGCCTGACCGTGCCCGACCGGCTCGACGCGACGGCGATCGCGTGGGGCCTGTGGGCCCGCGACTGCGTCTACGACGGTCCGTACCGGGAGGCCGTCGTCCGCTCGCTGCTCGTCCTGCGCCTGCTCACCGACGTGACGACCGGCGGCATCGTCGCCGCCCCGACGACGTCGCTGCCCGAGACCTTCGGCGGCGAGCGCAACTGGGACTACCGGTACTGCTGGCTGCGGGACGCCGCGCTCACGCTGGAGGCGCTGCTCGAGCAGGGCTTCCGCGACGAGGCGACGCAGTGGCGGGACTGGCTCGAGCGTGCCGTCGCGGGCGACCCCAAGGACCTGCAGATCATGTACCGCATCGACGGCGGGCGACGCCTGCCCGAGTCCCACCTCGACCACCTGCCCGGGTACGCGGGCTCGCGGCCCGTGCGCCTCGGCAACGGGGCGGTCGACCAGGTCCAGCACGACGTGCTGGGCGAGGTGATGTCGGCGCTGGCGATGGCGCGCGACGCGGGGCTGCACGAGACGGCGGGCTCGTGGTCGTTGCAACGCCTGCTCGTCGACGACCTGGCCGAGTCCTGGCGGGAGCCGGACCGTGGGATCTGGGAGGTGCGCGGGGAACCGCGGCACTTCACGCACTCGAAGGTCATGGCCTGGGCCGCCCTCGACCGCGCGATCGACGCCGTCGAGCGGTACGGCATGACCGGCCCGGTGGACCGCTGGCGCCGGGTGCGCGCGGAGATCCGGGACCACGTCTTCGAGCACGGCTGGTCCGAGGAGCTCGGGACGTTCGTGCAGCACGACGGGGCGCGCCACACCGATGCCTCGCTGCTGCAGCTCGTGCAGGTCGGGTTCGTGCCGGCGGACGGGCGCCACGCCCGCGGCACGCTCGCGGCCATCCGTGCGGAGCTGGAGGTCGCACCCGGTCTGCTGCTGCGGTACCGGACCGATCGCACGGACGACGGCCTGGCAGGCGAGGAGGCACCGTTCCTCGCCTGCTCGTTCTGGCTCGCCGACGCGCTCGCGCGGCAGGGGGACGTCGACGGCGCGACGCAGGTGCTCGACACCCTGGTCCCGCTGGCCAACGACGTCGGCATGCTCGCCGAGCAGTACGACCCGCACGCGCGACGCATGGTGGGGAACGTGCCGCAGGCGCTGTCGCACCTCGCACTCGTGCGCGCCGTGCACAGCCACGACCTGGCGGTGCAGCGCGCCGCCGCGGCGAGCGGCACCCAGCCCCTGGACTCCGGCAGGATGACCCCGTGAGCATCTTCGCCGTCCGCTACAGCTACGACGAGCGGGCCGAGGTCCGCGACACGTTCCGCCCCGAGCACCGGGCCTGGCTCGCCGGTCAGGTGGAGGCGGGCGTGCTGCTCGGCTCGGGACCCTTCGCCGGCGGCGAGCCCGGGGCGCTGCTCGTCCTGCGCGCGGCCGACGAGGACGGCGTGCGTGCCCTGCTCGCCCAGGACCCGTTCGCCCGCGAAGGGCTCGTCGCCCGGACCGAGGTGCGCGCGTGGGACCTGGTCCTCGGCCCCTGGTCGACGACGGTCTGACCGGCCGGGCCGGACGCGGTCCGTCGCCGGCTCAGCGCGTCGGCGCGGCTGCTAGTGCGTCGGCGCGGCGCCGCGTGACGTGCGCGCCAGGCTCGCGACCGTCGCCACCCCCAGCGCGCCCGCGATGACGGCGAGCGACACCCACGTGGGCACCTCAGGCGCCCAGGCGACCGGCTCGCCGCCGTTGAGGAAGCCGAGCGAGTTGGTCGCGAGCGCCTCGAGGACGAGCTTGCCGCCGATGAACGCCAGGATCGCGGCCAGGCCGTACGGCAGGTAGACCAGCCGGTCGAGCAGCCCGCCGAGCAGGAAGTAGAGCTGCCGGAGCCCCATCAGTGCGAAGACGTTCGCCGTGAAGACGATGAACGGGTCGTGCGTGAGGCCGAAGATCGCGGGGATCGAGTCGAACGCGAACAGCACGTCGGTGGTGCCGATCGCGACGAAGACGACGACGAGGGGCGTGAACACCCGGCGCCCGTCGTGCACGGTGCGGACGTTGCCCCCGTCGTACGTCGGGGACATGGGCAGCACACGACGCACCGCGCGCACGAGCGCGTTCTCCTCGTACGCCTCGTCGGCGCCACCCACCCCCTCGCGGACGAGCCGCACGGCCGTCCACACCAGGAATGCCCCGAACACGTAGAACACCCAGGTGTAGCGCTCGATGATCGCGGCGCCCGCGAGGATGAAGCCGCCGCGCAGCACGAGCGCGAGGATGATCCCCACCATCAGCACGCGCTGCTGCTGCTCCCGCGGCACCGCGAAGCTCGACATGATGAGCAGGAAGACGAAGAGGTTGTCGACCGACAGGCTGTACTCGGTCAGCCACCCCGCGACGAACTCCCCCGCCGGTGCGGGACCGCCCACGACCGCCAGCAGGCCGGCGAACGCGAGCGCGAGCCCCACGTAGGCGAGCACCCACGTAACGCTCTCCCGCACCGACGGGACGTGCGGACGGCGGCGCACGATCGCCAGGTCGAGCAGCAGGATCGCCACGACGGCGACGAACGAGGCCGCCTGGAACGCGACCGGGAGCTCGTGCGTCACGGTCGGCGGTCGCCCACCCCGGGCTCGCCGTCCGGGTCAGCGGCCAGGCCCAGGGACGCCGCGCGGGCCTCCTCGAGCGCGCTCGCCGCCTCGTCCTTGCGGGTGCGGCGCAGCGACAGGATCGTCGTCACGGCGAGCGTGCCGACGATGACGCCGAGGGAGAGCCACGTGCCGATCTCGGGGATGGCGGTGACGTGCTCACCACCGTTGATGAAGCCCACCTCGTTGGTGTGCAGCGCGTGGATGAGCAGCTTGATGCCGATGAAGCCGAGGATGACGCCCAGGCCGTAGGACAGGTACACGAGCTTGTCGAGCAGGCCGTCGATGAGGAAGAACAGCTGGCGCAGGCCGAGCAGCGAGAACGCGTTGGCCGTGAACACCAGGTAGGTCTCCTGGGTGAGCCCGAAGATCGCCGGGATCGAGTCGACCGCGAAGATGATGTCGGCCGTGCCGATCGCGATCATGACGATGAGCATCGGGGTGATGAACCGCGTGCCGTCCACGCGCACGATCATCTTGTCGCCGACGTAGTCCTCGGTCGTCGGGAACACCCGACGCGTCCAGCGCAGCACCGGGTTCTCGTGGTACTCCTCGCTGTCCTCGCCGCCCGCCTTGATCTGGGTCCAGGCGGTGTACAGCAGGAACGCACCGAAGACGTAGAAGATCCACGACAGGTTCTCGATCATCGCGGCGCCGACGAGGATGAACACCGTCCGCAGCACGAGCGCGATCGTGATGCCGATGAGCAGCACCTTCTGCTGGTAGAGCCGCGGGACGCGGAAGCTCGCCATGATCAGGACGAACACGAACAGGTTGTCGACCGACAGGCTCTTCTCGGTCACGTAGCCGGCGAAGTACTCCGCGCCGTACGTCGAGCCCCACACGGCCCACACGATGACGCCGAAGACGAGCGCGACACCGACGTAGCCGGCGGACCACCACGTCGACTCACGCAGCGTCGGCTCGTGCGGCGACCGCACGTGCCCGACGTAGTCGATCGCCAGCATGAGCACGATGACGCCGACGGTGACCGCCCACACCCAGACAGGTACATCCACGAACAGACCTCCGCATCGGGAAACGACTGATGACCGGAGGTCTCTTCCGCCGGCGCAGCACCGTGGCAGGTGCGGGATCGAGCGCGCGGCCGACGCCACCGGGCCGGCAACGCTGGCGACCGTGATGACGATGACGTCGTGGGGAGTACTCCCCTCCGCCGAGAACTATAAGTGACGACGCGCGGGAGCGCGGGGTCAGACCAGGCAGAACTCGTTGCCCTCGGGGTCCTGCATGACGATCCAGTACCCCTGCTGCGCGTCGTCGAACTCCTTGACCCGGGTGGCGCCCAGGGCCTCGAGCTCGCCCGCCCGCGCACGGATCGCGGGTCGGTCCGGAGGTCCGCCGTGCCCCGCGGTCCCGGGCAGGCCGACGTCCAGGTGCAGCCGGTTCTTGCCCGCCTTGGCCTCGGGCACCTTCTGCAGGAAGAGCCGGGGGCCGCGGCCGTCGGGGTCGACGATCGCGTACGCGTCGTTCCACCGGTCCTCGGGCAGGCCCCACGCGCGCAGCGTGTCCTCCCAGGTGGCGAACCCCTCGGGTGGCGGGTCCTGCACGTAGCCCAGCACGTGTGCCCAGAAGTCCCCGACCGCGCGCGGGTCGTGGGCGTCCATCACGATCTGCAGGCGCCGGTCCATGGGGTCCTCCGTGGTGGGTCGGGTGCCGCGAGGCGTCAGGCGGTCGCGGACTGCATCTGGCGCAGCTCGCGCTTCAGTCCGGAGATCTCGTCGCGCAGGCGCGCCGCCAGCTCGAACTGGAGCTCGCCGGCGGCTGCGTGCATCTGGTCGCTCAGCTGCTGGATCAGGTCGGCCAGGTCGTGCGCCGCCGCACCGGCGAGACGCGTGCGCTCGTCGTGGGGTACGGGGCGCGAGCCCAGACCCGGGACCGGCGCCTTGCCGCGGCTCGACTGCCGACCGGCGCCGCCCAGCAGCTCGGCGGTGTCCGCGTCCTCGCGCGCGAGCATCTCGGTGATGTCGCCGATCCGCTTGCGCAGCGGCTGCGGGTCGACGCCGTGCTCGAGGTTGTACGCGATCTGCCGGTCGCGACGGCGCTCGGTCTCGTCGAGCGCCTGCCGCATGGCCGGGGTCACCGTGTCCGCGTACATGTGGACCTGCCCCGAGACGTTGCGGGCGGCCCGGCCGATCGTCTGGATCAGCGACTTGCCCGACCGCAGGAAGCCCTGCTTGTCGGCGTCGAGGATCGCGACGAGCGAGACCTCCGGCAGGTCGAGGCCCTCGCGCAGCAGGTTGATGCCGACCAGGACGTCGTACTCCCCCAGCCGCAGCTCGCGCAGGAGCTCGACGCGGCGCAGGGTGTCGACCTCGGAGTGCAGGTAGCGCACCCGCACGTCCTTCTCCAGGAGGTAGTCGGTCAGGTCCTCGGACATCTTCTTCGTCAGCGTCGTGACCAGGACGCGCTCGTCGCGCTCGACGCGGTCCCGGATCTCCCCCAGCAGGTCGTCGATCTGCCCCGTGGTGGGCTTGACCAGGACCTGCGGGTCGACCAGGCCGGTCGGCCGGATGATCTGCTCGACGACCCCGTCGGACATCGACAGCTCGTAGTCGCCCGGGGTCGCGGACAGGTACACCGTCTGCCCGATCCGCTCGACGAACTCCTCCCACCGCAGCGGCCGGTTGTCCACCGCGCTGGGCAGGCGGAACCCGTGGTCGACGAGCGCCCGCTTGCGGGACATGTCGCCCTCGAACATCGCGCCGATCTGCGGGACCGTCACGTGCGACTCGTCGATGACGAGCAGGAAGTCCTCAGGGAAGTAGTCGATCAGGGTGTTCGGGGCGGAGCCGGGCGACCGTCCGTCGATGTGGCGGGAGTAGTTCTCGATGCCCGAGCAGGAGCCGATCTGGCGCATCATCTCGATGTCGTACGTGGTGCGCATCTGCAGCCGCTGCGCCTCGAGGAGCTTGTTCTGCTGCTCGAGCTCGGCGAGCCGCTGCTCCAGCTCCGCCTCGATGCCGGTGATCGCGCGCTCCATGCGCTCGGGGCCGGCGACGTAGTGGGTCGCCGGGAACACGTGCATCTGCTGCTCGGTGCGCACGACGTCACCCGTCAGGGGGTGCAGCGTCGCGATCGCCTCGATCTCGTCGCCGAAGAACTCGATGCGGACCGCGAGCTCCTCGTACACCGGGATGATCTCGACCGTGTCGCCGCGCACCCGGAAGGTGCCGCGGGTGAAGGCCATGTCGTTGCGCGTGTACTGCATGGTCACGAACCGGCGCAGCAGCTGGTCGCGGTCCATCCGGTCGCCGACCGCCAGCGTGACCATCCGGTCGACGTACTCCTGCGGCGTGCCCAGGCCGTAGATGCAGGAGACCGACGACACGACGATGACGTCGCGCCGCGTGAGCAACGAGCTCGTCGCGGAGTGCCGCAGCCGCTCGACCTCCTCGTTGATCGAGGAGTCCTTCTCGATGTAGGTGTCCGACTGCGCGATGTACGCCTCGGGCTGGTAGTAGTCGTAGTACGACACGAAGTACTCGACCGCGTTGTTCGGCATGAGCTCACGGAACTCGGTCGCGAGCTGCGCGGCGAGGGTCTTGTTGGGCGCCATGACCAGCGTCGGCCGCTGCAGCTTCTCGATGAGCCAGGCCGTCGTCGCGGACTTGCCCGTGCCGGTCGCGCCCAGGAGCACGACGTCCTTCTCACCGGCGAGCACACGCTCGGCCAGCTCGGCGATCGCCGCCGGCTGGTCGCCGCTGGGGGTGTACTCGGAGATCACCTCGAACGGCGCGACGGTCCGCTGCAGGTCGGTGACGGGGCGCATGGGGACACCGTACGTCCGACCACCGACAACGACCCGGCGTCACCCCGGCCGGCCCCCGTGGGGTAACGACGACGCGAACGGCGCGACGCTCCGGTCAGTCCCCGCTGAAGGACACGTACGCGCCGGGGTCCGCCTGCGACAGCATCTTGCTGTACCGGTCCATGAACCCGCGGTAGGCGTTGAAGCCGGAGATCTTGCGCTTGGCCATGGGGAGGAGCCCGCTCATCCCGCCCGACTTCACCGCGTAGCTCGTGATCATCGTGCGCACGGTGATGCGGCCGACCGCACGGTCGACCTCGACGTCGAAGAACAGGACGGGGTCCGTGCTCTCGCGTGTCATGTCACGGATGGACACGGACACCTTGTTGGCGCTGCGCTCCCCGACCTTCAGCCAGCCGCTCTCGTCCTCCACGGCCGCCGCTGCGGTGGTGACCAGGTCCAGCGCCTGGGTCGCGGACAGGGCGCCGGAGGCGACCGACATCGATGCCTTGGACTGCAGCGGGCGCGCCTCCCACCCACTGCTGACCGACTGGAGCGCCATTGTTCCTCCGGCTGCGTTGCCTGGGGGCCGCCCGACGCGACCCCAGGACACGCTGCTCGCGCGTCCATCAGAGTGATCGGCTACTGAACGGTACTCCTTGTGTGGACACGCGTTCAATTCACCCGAACAGGCGAAGGTGACAGCCCGGTCAGGAGGACCAAGGTCCTGCAGGGCACATCAGGGGGCGTCGGCGGCCCGCTCGTCCGCCCGCTCGACGGCCAGCCGCTCCCACAGGGCGTCGACCTGCTGCACCAGGTCCTCGTCGCTGCCCGCCCCGTCCAGGACGACGTCGGCGACCGCGAGCCGCTCC encodes the following:
- a CDS encoding glycoside hydrolase family 15 protein; protein product: MNAPPALPPDVPATPDTPTAGPAAPPGLLGCQVPIEDYAVLGDGHTAALVSRHGSVDWMCLPRFDSDACFAALLGTPEHGRWLLTVRDPTEVTRRYRGDSFVLETTYRTQRGTAVATEAMPLRDGRADLVRRLECTEGEVEVEHEWVVRFGYGAIVPWVRYETDPEGSDTIRAIAGPDSLVLRGDRLPSGDGHRHRDRFTLRAGQSVELALTWVRSWEPVPPRLTVPDRLDATAIAWGLWARDCVYDGPYREAVVRSLLVLRLLTDVTTGGIVAAPTTSLPETFGGERNWDYRYCWLRDAALTLEALLEQGFRDEATQWRDWLERAVAGDPKDLQIMYRIDGGRRLPESHLDHLPGYAGSRPVRLGNGAVDQVQHDVLGEVMSALAMARDAGLHETAGSWSLQRLLVDDLAESWREPDRGIWEVRGEPRHFTHSKVMAWAALDRAIDAVERYGMTGPVDRWRRVRAEIRDHVFEHGWSEELGTFVQHDGARHTDASLLQLVQVGFVPADGRHARGTLAAIRAELEVAPGLLLRYRTDRTDDGLAGEEAPFLACSFWLADALARQGDVDGATQVLDTLVPLANDVGMLAEQYDPHARRMVGNVPQALSHLALVRAVHSHDLAVQRAAAASGTQPLDSGRMTP
- a CDS encoding YciI family protein → MSIFAVRYSYDERAEVRDTFRPEHRAWLAGQVEAGVLLGSGPFAGGEPGALLVLRAADEDGVRALLAQDPFAREGLVARTEVRAWDLVLGPWSTTV
- a CDS encoding TerC family protein; amino-acid sequence: MTHELPVAFQAASFVAVVAILLLDLAIVRRRPHVPSVRESVTWVLAYVGLALAFAGLLAVVGGPAPAGEFVAGWLTEYSLSVDNLFVFLLIMSSFAVPREQQQRVLMVGIILALVLRGGFILAGAAIIERYTWVFYVFGAFLVWTAVRLVREGVGGADEAYEENALVRAVRRVLPMSPTYDGGNVRTVHDGRRVFTPLVVVFVAIGTTDVLFAFDSIPAIFGLTHDPFIVFTANVFALMGLRQLYFLLGGLLDRLVYLPYGLAAILAFIGGKLVLEALATNSLGFLNGGEPVAWAPEVPTWVSLAVIAGALGVATVASLARTSRGAAPTH
- a CDS encoding TerC family protein, with the protein product MDVPVWVWAVTVGVIVLMLAIDYVGHVRSPHEPTLRESTWWSAGYVGVALVFGVIVWAVWGSTYGAEYFAGYVTEKSLSVDNLFVFVLIMASFRVPRLYQQKVLLIGITIALVLRTVFILVGAAMIENLSWIFYVFGAFLLYTAWTQIKAGGEDSEEYHENPVLRWTRRVFPTTEDYVGDKMIVRVDGTRFITPMLIVMIAIGTADIIFAVDSIPAIFGLTQETYLVFTANAFSLLGLRQLFFLIDGLLDKLVYLSYGLGVILGFIGIKLLIHALHTNEVGFINGGEHVTAIPEIGTWLSLGVIVGTLAVTTILSLRRTRKDEAASALEEARAASLGLAADPDGEPGVGDRRP
- a CDS encoding VOC family protein; translation: MDRRLQIVMDAHDPRAVGDFWAHVLGYVQDPPPEGFATWEDTLRAWGLPEDRWNDAYAIVDPDGRGPRLFLQKVPEAKAGKNRLHLDVGLPGTAGHGGPPDRPAIRARAGELEALGATRVKEFDDAQQGYWIVMQDPEGNEFCLV
- the uvrB gene encoding excinuclease ABC subunit UvrB; translated protein: MRPVTDLQRTVAPFEVISEYTPSGDQPAAIAELAERVLAGEKDVVLLGATGTGKSATTAWLIEKLQRPTLVMAPNKTLAAQLATEFRELMPNNAVEYFVSYYDYYQPEAYIAQSDTYIEKDSSINEEVERLRHSATSSLLTRRDVIVVSSVSCIYGLGTPQEYVDRMVTLAVGDRMDRDQLLRRFVTMQYTRNDMAFTRGTFRVRGDTVEIIPVYEELAVRIEFFGDEIEAIATLHPLTGDVVRTEQQMHVFPATHYVAGPERMERAITGIEAELEQRLAELEQQNKLLEAQRLQMRTTYDIEMMRQIGSCSGIENYSRHIDGRSPGSAPNTLIDYFPEDFLLVIDESHVTVPQIGAMFEGDMSRKRALVDHGFRLPSAVDNRPLRWEEFVERIGQTVYLSATPGDYELSMSDGVVEQIIRPTGLVDPQVLVKPTTGQIDDLLGEIRDRVERDERVLVTTLTKKMSEDLTDYLLEKDVRVRYLHSEVDTLRRVELLRELRLGEYDVLVGINLLREGLDLPEVSLVAILDADKQGFLRSGKSLIQTIGRAARNVSGQVHMYADTVTPAMRQALDETERRRDRQIAYNLEHGVDPQPLRKRIGDITEMLAREDADTAELLGGAGRQSSRGKAPVPGLGSRPVPHDERTRLAGAAAHDLADLIQQLSDQMHAAAGELQFELAARLRDEISGLKRELRQMQSATA